One window of the Thermasporomyces composti genome contains the following:
- a CDS encoding glycosyltransferase, protein MRRPDVSVLLVSWNTVRETRACLESIPEAVDDDLTVEVIAVDNGSRDGSAELLASWPDVLLLRNETNRGYAAAVNQAFACAQGRFILLLNSDVRLHPGALSALARFLRERPDVAGVAPAFVDANGHAQSPYLRLPTLRSAIAAATGLRRFPPFRHAYRAYLMEGEDFTRPRPVPQPPASCLLLRRSVLPTRRLLDERLPVYFNDVLLAWGLAAAGHQLWMTPDATVTHTGGSSTRLLGTLARTRHHVRGLARYLRLTMPAPKVVLFVLAVVLDQTFRRLAGRARTPRIRDLIAGLRGEQAPIPGGDVRPWLVMLSACPWSTGEQRQHALARELTSDHRVLYVEPPGRRARWRFTVRRMGPSLWRATPPAVLPFSRHVPPANWLNRWVAAVLLRRWLDRRPGTRLLWVDDELARPIVRRLGAELMVYDAVDLNWTFTRVWNRWHLRRGLRATVRHADLVLASSPALPARLPPARRRPIVVPNACDPTRFSPEGPVAMWMASLPAPRLCYAGRVDTRAFDAELIAALARQRPDWTFVLCGDSTPAGRAPLAGLPNVHLAGRIHFDDVPAVLRGADVCLIPYRLSPLVDYVQPKKLYEYLALGKPVVATPLPALRSLADLIHLAQGPHEFEKAIEKALLEASSPTAATARVEAARRNTWRVRADQVRRLLAAERGRSG, encoded by the coding sequence ATGAGACGCCCCGACGTGTCCGTGCTCCTCGTGAGCTGGAACACCGTACGCGAGACCCGAGCCTGCCTCGAGTCCATTCCCGAGGCGGTCGACGACGACCTGACCGTCGAGGTCATCGCCGTCGACAACGGGTCCCGTGACGGGTCGGCGGAGCTGCTCGCCTCGTGGCCGGACGTCCTGCTTCTGCGGAACGAGACCAACCGCGGCTACGCCGCCGCCGTCAACCAAGCCTTCGCGTGCGCACAAGGCAGGTTCATCCTGCTCCTCAACAGCGACGTGCGACTGCACCCCGGGGCGCTGAGCGCCCTCGCCCGATTCCTGCGGGAGCGGCCCGACGTCGCCGGCGTCGCACCAGCGTTCGTGGACGCGAACGGCCACGCGCAAAGTCCCTACCTGCGGCTACCGACCCTGCGCAGTGCGATCGCGGCGGCGACCGGACTGCGCCGGTTTCCCCCCTTCCGCCACGCCTACCGCGCCTACCTCATGGAGGGCGAGGACTTCACGCGCCCCCGGCCGGTGCCGCAGCCACCTGCGAGCTGCCTGTTGTTGCGGCGGTCGGTTCTGCCAACACGACGCCTGCTCGACGAGCGACTGCCCGTCTACTTCAACGACGTGCTGCTGGCGTGGGGACTCGCTGCGGCCGGACACCAGCTGTGGATGACACCTGACGCCACCGTCACCCACACGGGCGGGTCCTCGACCAGACTTCTGGGCACACTGGCCCGCACACGCCACCACGTGCGGGGGCTCGCCCGCTACCTGCGCTTGACGATGCCCGCGCCGAAGGTGGTGCTCTTCGTCCTCGCCGTCGTGCTCGACCAGACGTTTCGACGGCTGGCCGGTCGGGCGAGGACACCGCGGATCCGCGACCTGATCGCCGGCCTGCGCGGGGAGCAGGCCCCGATACCGGGCGGCGACGTTCGGCCCTGGTTGGTGATGCTCAGCGCCTGCCCGTGGTCGACGGGTGAGCAACGTCAACACGCCCTTGCTCGCGAGCTCACCAGCGACCATCGGGTGCTCTACGTGGAGCCACCCGGTCGGCGGGCCCGGTGGCGCTTCACGGTGCGCCGCATGGGTCCCTCCCTGTGGCGGGCCACGCCACCGGCGGTCTTGCCGTTCAGTCGACACGTTCCGCCAGCGAACTGGCTGAACCGGTGGGTGGCGGCGGTGCTGCTGCGCCGATGGCTCGACCGACGACCGGGAACCCGGCTGCTGTGGGTGGACGACGAGCTCGCCCGACCCATCGTGCGCCGGCTCGGCGCGGAGCTGATGGTCTACGACGCCGTCGACTTGAACTGGACCTTCACCCGCGTGTGGAACCGCTGGCACCTGCGCCGCGGGCTTCGTGCGACCGTTCGCCACGCCGACCTGGTGCTCGCCTCCTCGCCCGCGCTCCCGGCCAGGCTTCCCCCGGCTCGCCGCCGACCGATCGTCGTGCCCAACGCCTGCGACCCGACGCGGTTCTCGCCCGAGGGTCCGGTGGCGATGTGGATGGCCAGTCTGCCGGCACCACGCCTCTGCTACGCCGGACGCGTCGACACCCGTGCGTTCGACGCCGAGCTCATCGCGGCTCTTGCCCGACAGCGGCCGGACTGGACGTTCGTCCTCTGTGGTGACTCGACGCCGGCCGGGCGGGCGCCCCTCGCTGGCTTGCCGAACGTGCACCTCGCCGGGCGGATCCACTTCGACGACGTGCCGGCCGTGCTGCGCGGAGCCGACGTCTGTCTCATCCCCTACCGGCTGAGCCCGCTGGTCGACTACGTCCAGCCCAAGAAGCTGTACGAGTACCTCGCGCTCGGCAAGCCAGTCGTCGCGACGCCGCTGCCGGCGCTGCGGTCCCTCGCGGACCTCATCCACCTCGCCCAGGGACCCCACGAGTTCGAGAAGGCGATCGAGAAGGCGCTGTTGGAGGCGTCCTCTCCCACCGCCGCCACGGCTCGCGTGGAGGCAGCCCGACGGAACACCTGGCGGGTGCGGGCGGACCAGGTCAGGCGCCTGCTCGCCGCGGAGAGGGGGCGGTCGGGGTGA
- a CDS encoding glycosyltransferase family 2 protein, whose translation MTDLRVSVLLVSWNTREQTRRCLASLEAAARPDVSYEVLAVDNGSRDGSAELLETWPGVHLLRNEANLGYARAVNQAYLRAGGEFVLLLSTDVCLRPGALAAMARFLANRPGAAGVVPLFLSSVPPGSLDQHYRHFPTPRTELASFTAFGRLPGFRGPLRRHLMCDDDFSEPRVVDAPVSACLLLRRSTLSPDHILDERLPLYANDTLLARSLAERGHTLWVTPDAVVAHTAGGSTRLLDPSVRSQHQIGSFVRYLQMTEPDTSLRLFRAGMWVDWLARTVTGRRRRLRRRALAAALRGELPPLPDAPLGATTAPRAGAPEPARTARESTLSSAATTPSNGQAGTTAHHADQRAPHPAERSGP comes from the coding sequence ATGACCGATCTGCGCGTGTCCGTCCTGCTCGTCAGCTGGAACACCAGGGAACAGACCCGGCGGTGCCTCGCCTCCCTCGAGGCCGCCGCGCGCCCTGACGTCAGCTACGAGGTCCTCGCCGTCGACAACGGCTCCCGCGACGGCTCCGCGGAGCTGCTCGAGACCTGGCCCGGCGTCCATCTGCTGCGCAACGAGGCCAACCTTGGCTACGCCCGGGCGGTCAACCAGGCCTACCTCCGAGCCGGCGGCGAGTTCGTCCTCCTCCTCAGCACCGACGTCTGTCTGAGACCCGGTGCTCTGGCCGCGATGGCGCGCTTCCTCGCGAACCGGCCCGGCGCGGCGGGCGTCGTCCCGCTCTTCCTCTCCTCCGTCCCACCCGGCTCGCTGGACCAGCACTACCGCCACTTCCCGACCCCGCGCACCGAGCTGGCGTCGTTCACGGCCTTCGGTCGCCTGCCGGGGTTCCGCGGACCCCTCCGGCGTCACCTCATGTGCGATGACGACTTCTCCGAGCCCCGCGTGGTCGACGCGCCGGTATCCGCCTGTCTCCTGCTGCGCCGGTCGACGCTGAGCCCGGACCACATCCTCGACGAGCGCCTACCGCTGTACGCCAACGACACCTTGCTGGCTCGGTCTCTCGCCGAGCGCGGTCACACCTTGTGGGTGACGCCGGACGCAGTAGTGGCGCACACGGCAGGCGGAAGCACCAGGCTGCTCGACCCGTCCGTGCGCTCCCAGCACCAGATCGGCTCGTTCGTGCGCTACCTGCAGATGACCGAGCCGGACACGAGCCTTCGGCTGTTCCGGGCGGGCATGTGGGTCGACTGGCTCGCCCGCACCGTGACCGGCCGGCGTCGTCGCCTACGTCGGCGGGCGCTGGCCGCCGCTCTCCGAGGAGAGCTTCCCCCGCTCCCGGACGCCCCGCTGGGCGCCACGACCGCGCCACGAGCGGGCGCTCCTGAACCAGCCCGTACGGCCCGAGAGAGCACGCTCTCGTCCGCGGCGACGACCCCCTCCAACGGCCAAGCCGGGACGACCGCTCACCACGCAGACCAGCGGGCCCCGCACCCGGCGGAACGGAGCGGCCCATGA